In Aedes albopictus strain Foshan chromosome 3, AalbF5, whole genome shotgun sequence, the genomic window catgaaaattagggtgctccatattttcaaagaaattgggaatcaaacttttttatttgcaagaatacctatatacatttttcgggaaagttgtagatctatcaattttgagcaagtttgctgaagacactttttatgtagctttaaaattgaccgatctagagatatttttctgaattagcttagggtggttcaagaaaaaccgggtttctggcgttaactttttcaatttttcatcacagtcgcccaagaaacacttgtagagcatttgaagacgcgtcgtttcgtgcgctgagatggtcgttatctcttttagttcgaaagttacaggcgtttttcttaaaaaatcatagttttttaaaaaggtgttatgacgggttggggcaaacataaaaaatatcttttgcccgcattcaaaagaagaaatgttgttatataacatatcaaaaaattagggaggtgttatttttgtcaaGTAATActtgaaaagtacctattttttttctagaaaatcttttgaacggaatgacgtagcaacattctcagcgcatcaAAATGTgcatttttggaagctctaaaagttcTTAGACAAccttgatgagaaatttgaaacataaaagataaagcgtttaaactgttttgaccaaatttgaagcattttcccatagttttctagggtgacgctagaacaaaccgttttattgctttatcttttgtttcaaatttctcgtcaaagtcgcctaagaaccacttttagagcttccaaaaacgcgcattttgcgagagtgttgctacgtcattccgttcaaaagatattgatgattttttagaaaaaaataggcacttttcaagtatttttcacttgagttacaaaaataacacccctctaattttttgatattttttacaaCAATATTTCTACTTTTGAAcctttttaaccttccaggacgcgcgccatcaagcaaccgaaactgcaccgcgctcgcgctgtattggacgagcgaggttttttggtagtgttgtactttttacaacagcgcgcgtgctgaagggttaaaaaactatgattctttaagaaaaacgcctgtaacttttgaaccaaaagagataacgaccatctcagcgcacgaaacaatttcttgggcgactttgatgaaaaatcgaaacagaaaaagttaacgccagaaaaccgggttttcttggACCattctaagcttattcagaaaaatacctctagctcgacgggatgaatgacccataaaaggttaaaatccctggtaataaacaaacaaacaacaacctCTAGataggtcaattttaaagctgcaTAAAAAgtatcttcagcaaacttgctcaaaattgatagatctacaactttcccgaaaaaTGTATATAATAAAGAAGTTttattaccaatttctttgaaaatatggatcaccctaattttcgtgcatattattagggacaactttgtagaagaccatatttgcataaaaactcatttgaaggcgttgaatgcatctttcctcgtaaatctggttcgtggaccactgtgcattggctTAATTTTCCCAACAGGGAAGGAAAAAAACACTACCTACCTGATGATGGTAGAAATGCGCCAAAAATTCTCCGTGATCAACAACGTACGGTACTGGCGGCCGCCTCGGTATAatctggagcgactgaagcaaccagatgtcgccaccgcatacgcgcagaatctcgagacagcgttGCCGAGCTCAATGAAGCCCCTCTCGGAGACTGTTGGAGTACGGTAAAAGCAGCAACGCAACGGAGACCAACgttgggtatgtggaacggagccgaaggaacgattggctcgacgatgagtgtagagaaattttggaaaagatgAACGGAGCGAGGGCGGTCATGCAGCAGCACGTGACCTGGCAGAACGTGGAGCGATATAAAAgaacgcggaaacagcagaccccctCTTTTCCGGGAGaagaagcgccgcctggaagaagcgaaatgTGAACAAACGGAACTGCtttgccgttcacaggaaacacggaacTTGGGCAGGAATTAGGACGGGAGTATtttgacgaacacctgaatggtgcggaGAACGCAGACAGGAGGATCGAGGCAGctggagaaatgactacgtcagtacagcagggagcaaaACGAGCCAACACCCACTTTGAGGGAAGTCAAGcaagctatccagcagctcaagaacaataagtcagctggtaaTGATGGTatagcagctgaactcatcaagatgggcccggaaaaattggccatctgCCTGCACCGTCCAATAGtccggatctgggagaccgaacatCTACCAGAGGAGTGGCAGGAAGGGGTAATTTACCCCAtcaacaagaaaggtgacaagtaggagtgtgagaacttccgatcGATCTTAATTcggaatgccgcctacaaagcgatatcccagatcatcttccgtcgtctttcacccaaagtttatgagtttgtgggaagttatcaagccggcctccgttgacggccgctcgacaacggaccaaatcttcaccgtgcggcaaatcctcaaAAAATGTTGCGAATACCAGGTTCAAAcgcaccacttgttcatcgacagcgtacgacagtatcgaccgcagagagctatggaaaatcatggacgagagagGCTTCTTCGGGTAGCTCATTAGAACAGAAAAAAGCTCATTAGATTGATCACAGGGACGACGGACTTGtaagaaactgcgtaagggtttcgagagATCTGCCTGGGACTGCGACTAAGTGGTAGATTCTCATGCCTGTTGttcaacatcactctggaaggtgttatgggACGAGCCGGCCTCAACAGCCGaggcacgattttcacaaaatccggccaatttgtctgttttgctgaTGACATGGATAATAATtgatagaacatttggaacggtgccaTAACTGTACATCCCCTTTGAACGTGAAGCATCAAATCTCGGACTCAACCTAAATGCGTTGAAAAcgaagtagggtggggcggggcaagatgggtcgcggggcaagatgggtcagtgccatttttgggcgcattactcatgttttgttgatgttaataattttgttagatgaccagcatgaatatacaaaagtttggggcattggtTGAAAAataattcactctcattggaaataaaaaataaaatggtttttagccatttttcttatgcgatacattccatataatctccatataaacggccgcggggcaagatgggtcaccttcaattttgaatgtATTGTTGGAGCAATCAAAagttaattattttttattacaagaccatctcataaatgacttcaatcaagcggaatgaacgctcaaaattataacataaaattatgataattttttagtgaaaacatcgattttcaagtcgccttaggaccactcaaatcgtaaagtttttttatatttaaaataaatttataaaatgtttactagtagctcttgtttactcagtatggatatggagcatatatgaatgcggaacaaatctcatattttgacgtttttcgttgagaaaatgtgaattacttaaaaggtgacccatcttgtcccgcacttttttcacggcgccaaattgatcactttttaaaactgctcgtttAATATCATATTTTGTATGTAAGGAACTTTTTATcgccttttagcatagctaactagtgtattaaagagtagcggacgaatacaaaccaatacgatttgtatttacaaagttatggtgatccatccttaggtgacccatcttgccccgccccaccctacatgcTGGCAGGTGGAACCACGAACGACAGGGCAGGCCTATAGGTAGCAGTCTTACGATagattacgatagacggggacagtTTCGAGGTAGTTGAGGACTTCGTCTACCTTGGGTCCTTATTAAGGACAGacctgttagaatcccaaaatggccgccataatggccgactttggcatctactTACAATTTGAAATACACAAatatcttcataaacaaaaccagcgtacctggtcttcttattttaagctttttacaagtgagcaagaaaaacATAAAAAGTACATTgtggtttgaagcttgcttcttgagattccgctaataagaccggtagttctctgcGGGCACGAAACCTGGACTATGCTTAAGGAGGAAAATGGAATGCAgaagagctcgcagccgcacttaaACAGCAGAGCGAGgtcaccaagtgcatcgatctgcctgcgaaagggtccggcaggcacgcagatcaGCACTATCAAGCTCTCCGTTGGGAAGGTGAACAAGGCGACTGTAGATCGGCGAAGCTAGGGACCGGTCGTTTTCTGCTCCAGAAAATAATTcccacgtcgcacgagggtttCGCAATAGCGAATATCAACGGGgcgtactactgcagttgttatgatcCACCCAGGTTGCCGATaggtctatgctggattcgctatcaagcgcactaacTAGTGGGGTTGAGTCCCGTGGTTATCGGTGAAGACTTCAACGTCTGGGCGATTAAGTGGGGTAGCCGCtagactaacgcgagaggctctACTCGaaactatggctagactgaacgtccgtgtcgcgaacgtaggcgacagaaAAAACTTACAGTAGGAACGATGCAGACTCTCATTGATGTCaccttctggagcccaggtctaaaccctagctctgactggagggtcgacgatggatacgcGCACAGTGACAATCTGGAGGATACAGGGTGAAACACGGAGGAAGACAGCTACAGCCGAAGGTCATAGACCTTCATCGGGGATggctggggaaattaagccactgcgtacaataaggggctgttcataaaccacgtagaccaaattttggcgatCTCATACctccccacccccctcccccctcgtagactttcgttcataaaaatttggaaatttgtatggagcgtagacttttgcctcctcccaaaaagtctacgtgtttTATGAACGTCCCCTAAGTTGAACTTTTGTAGAATAACGCAAACTGATATACTGGTGGTgttcagaaatcgcagaactccgttagtcgtggaaaaaaaaaacagagtaggaGTAGgtaatttgaattattttcaacaAGTAAAGGGGATTCCTTAGGTGTTTATCTTGACCCGTCTTGCCCCTTTTACCATATATTCTATTTGAAATGACTGATCTGTATTTTTTCTCTATCAATTGTTTTCTTCCAGAATAAGTCATGTCTTCGTCTACTGTAATAAACTCTCTGGTGAAAACCGGTGCCCGACTGCCGCCGCTTCCCACCATTCGGGATTTGGTTCGTCTGTACAAGCTCCGGGCCATCAAGCAACTTTCCCAGAACTTTCTAATGGACGAACAGCTGACCAACAAGATCGTCCGGGCGGCCGGTAACATCAAGGACAATTACGTGCTGGAAGTCGGACCCGGCCCTGGTGGAATTACCAGATCAATCATCAGAAAGTTTCCCCGTCAGCTGGTGGTCGTCGAAAAGGACAGACGATTTTTACCGACTCTGGAACTGCTTGCCGAGGCTTCGAAGGACTTTCTGCAGATGGACATAGTGCGGGGCGATATTCTAGAATATCGAACGGAAATGGCGTTTCCCGATTGTCCGAAAACCGAATGGACTGACAAGCGTGCTCCTGTTCACATTATCGGAAACCTACCGTTTGCTATCTCGACCAGGCTACTCATCAATTGGCTACGCGAAATGAGCCTGCAGTCCGGAGCGTGGGCCTATGGGCGGAGTAGTCTGACCCTTACCTTTCAAAAGGAAGTTGCTGAACGAATAGTTGCCCCGATGCTCTCGGAATATCGTTGCAGACTATCGGTCATGAATCAAGTTTGGAGCAAACCAGAGTTAAAGTTTGTTATTCCAGGGAAAGCATTTGTCCCCAAACCGGACGTCGACGTTGGGGTTGTAACCATTCTCCCTCTGAAAACCCCACTAACCAAGGTCCACTTCGACGTTGTGGAAAAGGTTATGCGGCACATTTTCTCGATGCGACAGAAATTTTGTCGCCGGGGTGTGGCAAATCTGTATCCACCGGATGTCCGCGATGAGTTGACACAGCTCACATTTCGGATGGCTGATGTGGATCCTGAGGCCAGATCATTTCAGCTATCCACCGAAGAGTGTTTGAGAATCGCGGAGGCTTACGATCAACTGATGCAGTCAAATCCCGAAATGAGAAATTACGACTATCGGGCACCAAAGCATGTGGCGAATGAAGAAGATTATTGAAAATATGATGAACCTACTTTCTTCTAGTAATATAAAGTTTAGTTACTGTCAGTGATTTTGTTATATATATTTTCGGTGATAATTCACTTTCGGTTATCAACTCGACAAGATAAACGTTTACCTATCTTTAAAATAGATACATAGATGCCTTAACTTTCCTTACGGTAAGTGTTCGCGATCGGTCTCGTGCTCCGGAATTGCATCACTATTGTATTTCTTGCTTGTgtattttgtttctttttataGAGGTGAGGTATGGTAACATAACAAAAACAGAATACAGAATGACCCTAAATTTAATTAGGtatagactgccccagaaagtatggactcACCTAGTCTTCATTTGCCTGGGCCTgctcgatggttcttgtttcgggcttaattttggctgtttctgcttactataggttCGAAAATTCTAACATTCTTTGCCACGACAAATATTGGAATTTGAAATTATAACTCTTTGATCACATCCCGCTCTGTGTAAGTTGGAAGGTTTTTTCTTGTACTCAAATGCAAATGAGTTGTCTTAGCGTAGTTCTGTTAATTTTTACTTAAGGAGGGTTTAAAAGATACAGTAGATGTTCGATACCTGCAAAAGCTTTAACTGAAAGTGCAGCAGTTTTGCAGTTATGATACGTCTGCTGCAATAAATCTGCGAGAACATTTTCAGTTCTTCCTGCCAACTTGTTCGAGGCAGATTTCTCGTGTGAACAAGTTGCAAATGGACATTCaaagtgcctgaacgaaaaaTACTtcttgtgaggatcacttgaaggtgaaatggaagatcattctttttaAATATTCGTGTTCGAGCATTTATTTATTCGCGTTCGTATAGTTTAAGCATTACCATACACTGAGTTTGATGAGCGCTGCAAGCCAGCAGGGATGATCTTCTCATCTGCacccgttgaaccattctgaatggccgtcgtgatAGTATCACCAAAAGCACTAATATTATCTTTCCTCTCCTTTCATGTACCTCAACTTTAACAATGCAATGTATCGAGCATTGGTTTCCGGCAAAGCATCACAACATGAAATCAGGATGAGCCTAAACCTATAATAGTAACTAACACTGGAACAAATGCGCAAGTATTACATATAAAATGGCCACTGATTACCCTTAAAATCAGCATAAAGGTAAATAACGACGACTGTATAATTATTAACGCATTCTATCCACAGGTTAAACACACCAAATTTATCTCCCACCTTTCCCAATCTCTTAGGCAACGCAAAACTTAAAACCCAATCCCTATTCCTAAAATCGTACCGTGTTTTATGAACGAGCACATATACTTTTGATCTGCATATACATagttcttgatttttttctacGATTTGAATAATATTTTCACTCTTAACGTTTTCAAATGTGGTCGTTTTGTGAGTAAATCCTAATACCTATGCTTCGCACCTACCAAGGAAGTACCATTGATACTTAGTAATGATTCATTTAAAATCAAACAAATAACTTATGTTGAAAACGATAGACAAAATTAAATAATGATAATAGTTTCAAAGCTAACGTTTGATCAATACATACATAGACGTATTTTTGACACCAATGTAGATTGACACGACGAAAACTAATTACTTCTTTGACTTGCTGTGTTTTTTGTATGATAAAGTAGACATTTCGACGTTTTCAAATGTTGGTATGACATGAGAAGCGAAAGACTGTGACATACATCAATAGAAAATAAGGACTATTACTGTACTCTTCATGCATGTGAACGAAAGACGACTTTTTATCGTGGTCAAGTAAAGTATAAAAACGCGtatcttcaaaaataaaaatgacaaACATAACAATTACCTAACATTCCAGTTAGACTTTCCTAATAGTACTGAATTAATGAGTAACAAATATCGAACAAAATAAGACAGTTGTTCCGTCGGAGGAACAGCATAGGACCGGTAGCTCGATGGGAAGGAGGGGAACTTAGCCTTCGGAAAGgctgtggcttccactggggaggaaaaggcggTTTTTCACTACAAACTACTTAACTACTATATTTCTGTTCTTCGGTGTGTACAGTTCTGTGGTTGAAAGAAGACTGTTTGGTTGCGCACGCAATCCTCTCGAAGGATCGGTAGAGACTGAATGGAGGTAGAAAATTGCGCTGCGCTGTGGCGGTGGTGGAATATTCCGTACATAGGCTATGGTACGATGGTTCGGGCGTCGTCAGTTGCTGGCACATAAGGACATGCCGTTCAGGCGTGATTGGTTGGTCGGTCGATCCTCGTGCATGCTCGATCACGTTGTCGCTCGGTCGGTGGGACAGGCACACAAACGACGTGGTGTGTGTAAGGATGATAGGGTGGTTGTTAGTGGGGTTGGAGCCGTAAattactcgcggcgactcgaggttagtttggTTGGGGAGATGAGGACAAATTCTAAATGGATcttcgcgttgggagcgaacaTACTCCCCGGCCGGAAAAGGTGGAAACATGTTAACTTACTTGGATGGCTTGGACATGGAGGCAACTTCTCATGGAGACTTAGGAAAACCAAAAACCAGGAAACTTCAAGGGCATGATTACAGGTATCTTCAAAGGAAGGACAGGAATAAGGAACTTGCAAATgggttttaggaggattcatCATACACGAGGGTTTTTAGGACAGGAAACTTAAGACAACTTAGGAAACTTCTTGGGTGGACTTGCTGAATTCAAAACTGGACATGGACTTGATTCTTGGGTAAGGCTTGCTGTAAACTTGGGTAAACACATTTCTATGCAGGTTATGGGGGCACCACTTCATGTCTTCATGTCAGGAGGAAAGTTCAAGGCGTGGGAAACTTCTTCTATGGACTTCAAATAGCAGAGAGGGAACTCATGTTCTGGAGGAGAATTGTTGTGGACTGTATATGCATATCAAGGAACTTGTGAACCTgggttttattcaaaaattgtCAAATTAGTTCGATTCAGCAAAGGAACTTGATCTAAAAGAAAGGCATCAGGAGGGGATTCAAAATAGGAAACTTAGGAGACTTAACTTGGCTGGATTCTTCGACTTCAGGATTGGAGGTTTCAAACTTATTTGGGTTGGGTTTACTTTGCACACAGAGGAGCGCATCATAACACGTTGGAAGGCAAAATTCAGTCAGGTGGGATTTCTAAAAGAGGCATATCAATGTTCAACGGCAATTTAGGAAAGGTAATTGGATTCTTAGCAGGGTCTTCATCTTCGGAGGAACAAAAACACAAGGCAATCAGGTTCAAACTATGGTATAGGCTCTAGGTGTTATTAGGAGACTCAAGGGACTCAAACTTCACAGGGAACTATTTCATGGGATGGAATTTAACTCAGGGCAAGGCAAGGACAATAAACAACAAGGAACTCAACGTAGGTACGGAATGGCAACTCAATGACGGTAGAGGAAGGCAATTTTGTTAATTCGTTAGGGTTTTCAACAGAGGACTGGAGAAACCATATAAAGCCAGGATAGGAAATACACCACAGATCGTACGCTTGCTCACCTGTGGCATCGTGCTTGGCTTCCTTCGGGTCGTTAGGTGGACGCGTTCGGGGCACGCGCGCTGAGATGGCTGAGATGGCTTCGCTGGGTCGGCATCGCTTGGATGGTCCATCGGGCGGCTTCCTCGGCCTTGTGTCGAAATGGAGCTGCTTACATTCACCAGTCGGGCTGACCGGCGGCGGATCTAGTGGTGGATGGTTCACCGTCGAGAACACCACGATCGACTTCTTCTCGGGAGGTTCTCTCGATACCGGAAGGGTTCCGGCTATCTTCGGGATTGGGACTTGTTCTTCTAGGCTCTCGTTTCGCTTGAGTGCCGGACGGATTCCGGCTGTCGTTGGAGGTAGCTTCTTGGTTGGATACATCTCGATCTTCGGAATAGGCTTCGCAATTCGTTGGATGCCGGCTGACATCACAGGAAAGAGCACCGGCGGGTTCACTGTAGGAGTGCCGGTTGACATCAGGCTTGACTCGGTCACCGGACGGGTTTCGACAGGCTTCGGGACGGGTTCGTCCACTGGATGGCTTCCAGCGAACTTCAGCGGTGGCTTGGTTACCGGACGGAGACCGGCTGACACTACGAAGGGCTTGGCTGCCGGACTGTTACCGGCGGACATCACGATTGGCTTCACCACTAGACTGGTTCCAGTGGACTTCGGAAACGGCTTGGGCTTGATCATCAGACTGGTGCCGACGAGCTTCAGGAACGTCTTGGCCATCGGGCAGGTACCGACGGACTTCCAGGAAAGATTGACCACCGAACAGGTACCGATGGCTATCATGATGGACTTCGTCACCGGACGGGCACCGGCGGACGTCAGAACTCGCTTTTGCACAGGACTGGTACCAGTGTGTTTCGGTAGTGGCTTAACCACCGGACAGGAACCGGCGGACATCTGGACGGACCTGACCATCGGACGGACACCGATGGGCATCAACTTCGGTTGGGTTGCGGGATACGAACCGGCGGACTTGAGAGCGGAATTGTATACTGGACTGGTTCCAGTAGACCTCGGGATTAGCTTGACCAACGGACTGGAACCGACGGACATCGGACCTGAATTGCCCACCGGACTGGTTCCAGTGGACATCGAAATCGGCGTGGCTACCGGAGGACCGGCGAACATCGCGGGCTTTTCGGCCGCCGAACGGGTATCGATGGTTGGCTTGACTACCGGGCTGGTACCGATAGACGATGGGCGCAGGGTCGGCTTGCCCACTGGACTGGCACCAGCGGACATTAGGAGTGGCTTGTCCACCGGACAGGAACCGGCAGATATCTGGGAAGACTTGGCCACCGGACAGGAACCGATGGGCATCAGGTTGACTTTGACCCCCGGACGGGAACCTGCAGGTAACTCGTGCGACTTGACCACCGGACGGGAACCGGCAGACTTCTTGGCCGCCGAACGGATATCGACGGTTGGATTGACTATCGGGCTGGTACCGATAGACGATGGACGCAGGCTAGGCTTGCCCACTGGACTGGCACCAGCGGACATCAGGAGGGGCTCGCTCACCGGACAGGAACCGGCAGGCATCTCGTTGGACTTGACCATCGGACGGGCACCGATGGACATCTTGGACTTCTTGACCGCCGAACGGGTATTGACGGTTGGTTTGACCGTCGGACTGGAACCGACGAACATCATATCGGAGTTATTCACCGGACGGGGACCGGTAGAATTCTTGGTCGTCTTGGCCGCCGAACGGGTTGCGACGGGCATCAGGGCGGAATCGACCACCGGAATGGCACCGGTAGACCTTAGGATTGAATTGCCTGCCGAATAGGATCCGGTCGTGCGCTGGAACTGGAATACCGGATAGGAACCGGTCGTAGACTCGAACTGTGGGGTTACCGAACGGGATTCGGTCACAAACTGCAGCTTCTGGGATACCGGAAGGACACCGGTCGGGTTCTGTTGCGGTTGGAATGC contains:
- the LOC109407702 gene encoding dimethyladenosine transferase 1, mitochondrial translates to MSSSTVINSLVKTGARLPPLPTIRDLVRLYKLRAIKQLSQNFLMDEQLTNKIVRAAGNIKDNYVLEVGPGPGGITRSIIRKFPRQLVVVEKDRRFLPTLELLAEASKDFLQMDIVRGDILEYRTEMAFPDCPKTEWTDKRAPVHIIGNLPFAISTRLLINWLREMSLQSGAWAYGRSSLTLTFQKEVAERIVAPMLSEYRCRLSVMNQVWSKPELKFVIPGKAFVPKPDVDVGVVTILPLKTPLTKVHFDVVEKVMRHIFSMRQKFCRRGVANLYPPDVRDELTQLTFRMADVDPEARSFQLSTEECLRIAEAYDQLMQSNPEMRNYDYRAPKHVANEEDY
- the LOC109415557 gene encoding uncharacterized protein LOC109415557; amino-acid sequence: MIGLENLFAQRSQVVAKVKNIQERISEEDGAFRPTLARLKTYQSELQCHYREYQRVYGELLSVLPAEGFEVLDEDYWRFEEFHDEACFLVETLLISCPTTSDEGFNKRRSSSSCFAATTTRWLSPSRGSQSPSPTTEQPVPNPDVMERPRTSLPKEKMVSANVTNPIQTAKPRCVEDTSKQKTPLRGPAEVPSESDFVEVTIPESAAPPAQDAVKREEKVTTVAFENPSTSQEDFLIGNEPAKFVDIPSEDPKTLTSSKAPSGTNPVANPFRIPFDPTGVHPKLTIPIPTGFHPVLKLFRSPPGFQPMPKRIPKPTGLPPVSQNPTGSFPVPHPPQCKAGSLPAKQQQQTPTGLLPVPRQLQSVTESSSVSPSLQCKAGSLPAFQPQQNPTGVLPVSQKLQFVTESRSVTPQFESTTGSYPVFQFQRTTGSYSAGNSILRSTGAIPVVDSALMPVATRSAAKTTKNSTGPRPVNNSDMMFVGSSPTVKPTVNTRSAVKKSKMSIGARPMVKSNEMPAGSCPVSEPLLMSAGASPVGKPSLRPSSIGTSPIVNPTVDIRSAAKKSAGSRPVVKSHELPAGSRPGVKVNLMPIGSCPVAKSSQISAGSCPVDKPLLMSAGASPVGKPTLRPSSIGTSPVVKPTIDTRSAAEKPAMFAGPPVATPISMSTGTSPVGNSGPMSVGSSPLVKLIPRSTGTSPVYNSALKSAGSYPATQPKLMPIGVRPMVRSVQMSAGSCPVVKPLPKHTGTSPVQKRVLTSAGARPVTKSIMIAIGTCSVVNLSWKSVGTCPMAKTFLKLVGTSLMIKPKPFPKSTGTSLVVKPIVMSAGNSPAAKPFVVSAGLRPVTKPPLKFAGSHPVDEPVPKPVETRPVTESSLMSTGTPTVNPPVLFPVMSAGIQRIAKPIPKIEMYPTKKLPPTTAGIRPALKRNESLEEQVPIPKIAGTLPVSREPPEKKSIVVFSTVNHPPLDPPPVSPTGECKQLHFDTRPRKPPDGPSKRCRPSEAISAISARVPRTRPPNDPKEAKHDATEIPPD